One Brachyhypopomus gauderio isolate BG-103 chromosome 15, BGAUD_0.2, whole genome shotgun sequence genomic region harbors:
- the oga gene encoding protein O-GlcNAcase produces the protein MVQKDKIVESSQPDGDPSPGGTEAGGVDVQGSVEQPNVVVERTGRRKFISGVVEGFYGRPWTMEQRKELFRRQEKWGLNTYLYAPKDDYKHRMFWREMYSVEEAEQLMTLINAAKEQGIEFIYAISPGLDITFSNQKEVSTLKRKLDQVSHFGCKSFALLFDDIDHNMCPADKEVFSSFAHAQVSLTNEIFQYLGEPETFLFCPTEYCGTFCYPNVAQSPYLRTIGEKLLPGIEVLWTGPKVVSKDITVESIEEVTKILRRPPVIWDNIHANDYDQKRLFLGPYKGRSTELIPRLKGVLTNPNCEFESNFVAIHTLATWYKSNMNGVRKDVVMTDSEDSTVSIQIKLENEGSDEELETDILYSPQIALKLALTEWLTEFRVPHQYNSRQVAHSGVKSSSVDVPSLSAPSLGSSTIVTTVFQQPIMSPATPPGEEPLALHKEEDEEVVEVEKKDSDEEPMEMVLEKQDEVEDVKNVNQILTKIVKATMTEDLKPMDTDKESLTESKSPEMSLQEDSGSDVAPMQTDEQLGKEVFIPGPNEKPLYKAEVLTLEDLTLLAELFYLPYEHGPKAVQMLKEFNWLRANSSIVSVNSKCKEPEKVTEWHTRAENFEEMCCSVMQMFTRLSNSANRTILYDLYSYIWDIKSIISMVKSFVLWLGCRSQSSAQFLSGDQEPWAFRGGLAGEFQRLLPIDGANDLFFQPPPSLPTSKIYSIRPYFPKDEIAVYKICKEIYTEGCDDIPVPEQESDLIGDRLVGGFLTLSPDYGFVLEDEEGICGYALGTVDVQPFVKKCKMNWIPFMQEKYSKPDSEKDLSDAEKMMLSFHEEEEGLPESFLSNFPSLIKVDIQAKVTDPSVAKSMMGCLLSSLKANGSHGAFCEVRQMDKRMLDFYGKLGCFEVAKMEGFPKDVIIMGRSL, from the exons ATGGTTCAGAAGGATAAAATAGTGGAGTCGTCGCAGCCGGACGGTGATCCGAGCCCAGGAGGAACGGAAGCTGGTGGTGTGGACGTGCAGGGTTCTGTCGAGCAGCCCAACGTTGTGGTGGAGAGAACAGGCCGAAGAAAATTCATCAGCGGTGTGGTTGAAG GCTTTTATGGCAGACCATGGACAATGGAACAAAGGAAGGAGCTTTTTCGGAG GCAAGAGAAATGGGGACTGAACACGTATCTGTATGCACCAAAAGATGACTACAAACATAGAATGTTTTGGAGAGAGATGTACTCCGTTGAAGAAGCAG AACAACTTATGACTTTGATAAATGCTGCAAAAGAGCAAGGAATTGAGTTCATCTATGCCATCTCCCCTGGTCTGGATATAACATTCTCAAATCAGAAGGAGGTCTCTACACTGAAAAGGAAGCTAGATCAA GTCTCCCATTTTGGGTGCAAGTCCTTTGCTTTATTATTTGATGACATTGATCACAACATGTGTCCCGCTGACAAGGAGGTTTTCAGCTCATTTGCTCACGCACAAGTGTCTCTTACCAATGAGATCTTCCAGTATTTGGGTGAACCCGAAACCTTTTTGTTTTGCCCCACAG AGTACTGTGGCACATTCTGTTACCCCAATGTGGCCCAGTCGCCCTACCTTAGGACTATTGGCGAAAAACTGCTTCCTGGCATTGAAGTTCTGTGGACAG GTCCAAAAGTAGTTTCTAAAGACATTACAGTAGAATCTATTGAAGAGGTAACAAAGATTCTGAGGAGGCCTCCAGTCATCTGGGATAATATTCATGCTAACGACTATGATCAGAAGCGCCTGTTCCTGGGACCCTACAAAGGCAGGTCCACGGAACTCATCCCTCGCCTAAAAGGAGTCCTCACAAATCCCAACTGTGAATTTGAGTCAAACTTTGTGGCCATCCACACACTAGCCACATGGTACAAATCAAACATGAACGGAGTGAGAAAGGACGTTGTCATGA CCGATAGTGAAGACAGCACAGTGTCCATCCAGATCAAGCTGGAGAATGAGGGTAGTGATGAGGAACTGGAGACAGACATCCTCTACAGTCCACAGATCGCCCTCAAGCTGGCGCTCACCGAGTGGCTCACTGAGTTTAGAGTCCCTCATCAGTACAATA GTCGTCAAGTAGCTCATAGCGGAGTGAAGAGTTCCTCTGTTGACGTACCCTCGCTGTCTGCTCCATCCCTGGGCTCCTCCACCATAGTTACCACAGTCTTCCAGCAGCCCATCATGAGCCCTGCTACTCCTCCCGGCGAGGAGCCGCTCGCTCTCCACaaagaggaggacgaggaggttgtggaggtggagaagaaAGATTCGGACGAGGAGCCCATGGAGATGGTGCTGGAGAAGCAGGATGAGGTGGAGGATGTCAAGAATGTCAACCAGATTCTCACAAAGATCGTGAAGGCGACTATGACCGAGGACCTCAAGCCCATGGACACGGACAAGGAGAGCTTAACAGAGTCAAAGTCCCCAGAGATGTCCCTTCAGGAAGACTCCGGGAGTGATGTGGCACCCATGCAGACAGACGAACAGCTGGGTAAAGAGGTGTTCATTCCAGGACCCAATGAGAAGCCCCTGTACAAGGCTGAGGTGCTCACCCTGGAGGACCTGACCCTGCTGGCTGAACTCTTCTACCTGCCCTACGAACATGGCCCCAAGGCAGTGCAGATGCTCAAAGAGTTCAACTGGCTAAGGGCTAACAGCAGCATCGTCAGTGTGAACTCCAAATGCAAGGAGCCAGAGAAG GTGACTGAGTGGCACACCAGAGCTGAGAACTTTGAGGAGATGTGTTGCTCCGTCATGCAGATGTTCACCAGACTCTCCAATTCGGCCAACAGGACCATTTTGTATGACCTGTATTCCTATATCTGGGATATAAAGAGTATCATCTCTATGGTGAAATCATTTGTCCTGTGGTTAG GGTGTCGTAGTCAGTCCTCAGCACAGTTCTTAAGTGGAGACCAAGAGCCCTGGGCCTTTAGGGGCGGTCTAGCGGGAGAGTTCCAG CGACTGTTGCCAATAGATGGGGCAAACGATCTTTTCTTCCAGCCACCACCCTCATTGCCAACCTCCAAAATCTATTCCATAAGGCCATACTTTCCTAAAGATGAG ATTGCTGTCTATAAGATCTGCAAGGAAATCTACACAGAGGGATGTGATGACATTCCTGTGCCTGAGCAGGAGTCGGACCTGATTGGAGACAG GTTGGTAGGAGGGTTTCTGACCCTCAGCCCAGACTATGGCTTTGTGCTGGAGGACGAGGAGGGCATCTGTGGCTATGCTTTGGGCACTGTGGATGTTCAACCCTTTGTGAAAAAATGCAAGATGAACTGGATTCCATTCATGCAGGAAAAGTATAGCAAACCAGACTCTGAGAAGGATCTTTCTGACGCCGAG AAAATGATGCTCAGCTTccatgaggaggaggaaggtttGCCAGAGTCCTTCCTCAGTAACTTCCCCTCCCTCATAAAGGTGGACATTCAAGCTAAGGTCACCGACCCAAGCGTAGCCAAAAGCATGATGGGCTGTCTCCTCTCGTCACTGAAAGCCAATG GCTCCCACGGTGCCTTCTGTGAGGTCCGCCAGATGGACAAACGGATGTTGGACTTTTATGGCAAACTTGGCTGTTTTGAAGTGGCCAAAATGGAGGGATTTCCAAAAGACGTCATCATCATGGGGAGAAGCTTGTGA
- the npm3 gene encoding nucleoplasmin-3: protein MSFLEDESSEGETGACSRLESYVFSCELSSEVPFFTFQGDEEEDLEHFLELRTVCLGDGAKEENNVVEVTAMNHQGKKISVPLANLHVSCLPMVSLGEFELMAPVTLRLKSGSGPVTVSGLHLVASENDESEMSEEDDSEEEMPSIKPAKKKQKL, encoded by the exons ATGTCGTTTTTAGAAGACGAATCATCAGAGGGCGAAACAGGTGCTTGTTCACGACTGGAAAGCTACGTTTTTA GCTGTGAACTGTCTTCCGAAGTACCCTTCTTTACCTTTCAAGGGGACGAGGAAGAAGATTTGGAGCATTTTCTTGAACTCCGAACA GTCTGCCTCGGCGACGGAGCTAAAGAGGAGAACAATGTGGTGGAAGTGACTGCTATGAACCACCAAGGGAAGAAAATATCCGTGCCTCTCGCGAATCTCCACGTGTCCTGTCTCCCCATG GTAAGTCTGGGGGAATTTGAGCTGATGGCACCAGTGACACTTCGGCTGAAATCTGGAAGTGGACCAGTGACTGTTAGCGGATTGCACTTAGTTG CTTCAGAGAATGATGAGTCCGAAATGTCTGAGGAAGATGATTCTGAGGAGGAAATGCCCTCCATTAAACCAGccaaaaagaagcaaaagctGTAG
- the arl3a gene encoding ADP-ribosylation factor-like protein 3a produces MGLLSILRKLKSAPDQEVRILLLGLDNGGKTTLLKQLASEDISHITPTQGFNIKSVQSQGFKLNVWDIGGQRKIRPYWRNYFENTDILIYVIDSADRKRFEETGQELAELLEEEKLSGVPVLVFANKQDLLTAAPASEIAEGLNLHTIRDRIWQIQSCSALTGEGVQDGMNWVCKNVTAKKK; encoded by the exons ATG GGTTTATTATCAATCCTTCGAAAGTTGAAGAGCGCCCCTGACCAAGAGGTGCGTATTCTGCTTTTGGGTCTTGACAATGGAGGAAAAACAACACTACTCAAGCAGCTCGCTTCTGAAGACATCAGTCATATCACTCCCACACAG GGCTTCAACATTAAGAGCGTCCAGTCACAGGGATTCAAGCTGAATGTGTGGGATATAGGTGGGCAAAGGAAGATCAGACCATACTGGAGAAACTACTTTGAAAACACTGACATACTT ATTTACGTCATAGACAGTGCAGATCGAAAGAGGTTTGAAGAAACAGGgcag GAGCTGGCTGAGCTGCTGGAAGAGGAGAAACTTAGTGGTGtccctgtgctcgtctttgccAACAAGCAAGACCTGCTCACTGCCGCTCCTGCCTCGGAGATCGCCGAGGGCCTGAACCTGCACACCATCCGGGACCGCATATGGCAGATCCAGTCCTGCTCGGCTCTTACCGGAGAGGGCGTCCAG GATGGCATGAATTGGGTTTGCAAGAATGTCACAGCAAAGAAGAAGTAG